The Saprospiraceae bacterium genome includes the window TTGTGTTTTTGCTTACGATTTCTCCGTAGAAGAACCCGAGGCACCTACCATTTTGCCCCTTTCTTCAGACGTGAGTTGTTTTGATGGAAACGATGGTGAAGTCCTTATTCAAATCCAAGGTGGTTTAGCCCCCTTTTGGTATGCCTTGGACAGCCCCAATTTTCAGACAGATAGCCTGTTCACCAGCCTGAGTGCTGGAGAACACCTGGTATTAGTGCAAGATGCCAACTTATGTCATTTTGTTACCAACGTTTTCATCTACGAACCCGACCCTGTGATGGCCTTTATTGAAGTGATCCCCGAAACCTGCCGTAATGCCAATGGCGTGGCCGCTGTACAACCTTTTGGCGGACAAGCCCCCTACCATTATGCCTGGAATATGGGCGATTCCTCCTGGTTAGTCGGCAACCTAAGCGCCGGCATGTATACCGTAAGTATTACCGATGCAACAGGCTGTAGCACCACCGAATCTGCTATTGTCGAGGATTTAACCGGCCCTTTGGTGCTGGGGGATCTGGAGCATTCCAATTGTTATGGTGAGGCCAATGGCAAAATTGACCTCACTGTCATTGGGGGCTCAGGTGAATTGGTGTATGCCTGGTCCAATGGCTCCTTTACCGAAGACCAGGATAACCTTATGGCGGGAAGCTACATTGTTACTGTCGTAGATCAAAAACTATGCGCCACGACCAAAGCTTTTACCCTCTTCGAACCCGATCCCCTGCAATTGAGCTACCAAAGTGGGCAATACAATGAATTCTGGTTTATCAATTTACAGGTTGAGGGTGGTATTCCCCCTTATCAGTATGATTGGTCAACAGGGGATCGTTCTGAAGATGTCTTTGACCTTAGCCCTGGTATTTATCAGGTCACTGTCACCGATAGCCATATTTGCCAGAATGAGCTAGTCATCGACCTTCAACCTACGGCCACCGATGAACCTGATATTAACCACTTACTCCAGGTTTTCCCAAATCCCACAGCTGATTTTCTCAGGATAGAATGGCAAGGCCAATTCCCCGTTTTGATGCAATTGTTTGACATAGGAGGCCGCCTGATTGCCCAAAAAAAAATCATTGAACAGCCCCCCTCCCTTGATCTTTCTTTCTTCCCAACAGGGATGTATTTCCTGAAATGGCAAGCCCCCGAAGGCCTGATTACCCAAAAAATCCTGAAGCAATAAAATGTAGATGCCGCTACCTCTTTGCTCGTGAAGAGCAGGGAAAGAACCACATCTTCGCGCGCTAGTACTGCCGTAACTAAGTAAGGTGTAAATAAAATGAGGCTGTTTTGTTGCCAGACAAGGCGCGATAATAGCGGGACTATGTGAGCAACAAGCAACGTAGTAGGATGGCGGCAAAAAAGAGATTATTTTATATTCCGGTATTTTTTGTTGGCAGTTGAAACATGGGTGTTATTTAGTGCAACACTATTTGTTTGTATATTGAACTTTTTTGTTTATTTTTGAGAAATAAAAAAAGACAACCATGAATCGACTGTTATTCCTTTGCTTAGTTATCAGCACCCTTTTTGCCTGCCAACCTACCTCTGCACCAAGCTCAGAAGCGGACAAAGTTGATCCAACAGCGGCTGAATCGACTGGCTTCGACGCCGAATTAGCCGAAGCCCTTGGCGCCGATGATTACGGCATGCGCCAGTACGTCATGGCTTTCCTCAAAGCCGGCCCCAACCGCAGTCAGGACTCCCTCGAAGCCGCCGCCCTTCAACGTGCCCACCTCGACAACATTGGTCGCTTGGCTGAAGCTGGAAAACTTTCACTTGCTGGACCCTTCCTGGATGATGGTGATATCAGAGGCATTTACATCTTCAATGTCACCACCATCGAAGAAGCTAAAGCCCTTACCGAAACAGATCCCGCTATCAAAGCTGGCCGCCTCGTCATGGAACTGCACCCCTGGTATGGCTCCGCTGCCTTGATGAAGGTGAATGAGATACATAAGCGATTGGGGAAGGAGGAGATATGACTGTTAATTAAGCTCCTTACTCCTTGTGAAGGGTTATTTTGGAATAAAAAATAGAATGCTCCAATTTGACTTTTAACAAATAAATCCCGTTTGGAAAGCTGGAAATATCTATGTTATTATTCTGAGGATGAATTTTTTCCAGCAGACTGCCTTTGATATCATACAATAACACCTGTTGAATTTGATGATCAGTTTTTATCTGAATAATACCATTGGTAGGGTTGGGGTACAAAATAATTTGGGGCAAATTATTTTCAGATTCATCGATGGCCGTTACAGCGGGAGTTGTAAAGGTCATATCCTCACTATAAAAAAGAGTTTCATTCGCTGTTGCCTTTAAGCGAAAATGGTATTGGGTATTTGGAATCAAATCCGAAATGAGATAGGATTGAATAGCTATAGTTTTATCCTGGGCCAGATTGAAGGGATATGCAAAGTTTTCAAGGCCATATGCGGTAGTGGTGCCGTACTCAAACACTATAGAATGAGTATAGTTGCCTTGATTAACCCCGAGGCCATATAAATAGGAAGTGGTAGGTGATAATAACGTCGCTCCTGTAACAACTAAAATAGGACCTCCATTTATTCTGAAAAGACGAAAGTTACTATAAATCGTATCTTCTTTTAGAATACCTCTTAATCGATAATAATATATTTTTTCGGGATCAAGGGCATGGAGGCTTCCTTCAACAAATCTATTGGTATTGGGCAGAATTTGATCGGGTTGAGTACTGAGAATATTAGAAAATAACTGGGTCGTATCGAATTCAAAAACGATATTTTTTATTGTATCATCATTGGCTATCACATAGGCTGTAAGATGGACACGCTGATCCTCCAGAAACTGCGGAGGATGAAGGTTAATCTGGAATGCAGGAGCTGTTCTGAAAGTCTGAGGTTCGCTGTATTTTATTATTCCTTTATGAGTAACTTTTAAACGAACTGAATACTCGCTATCTTGACGTAGATTAGGTAGTGTATCTTTGAGTTGTGCTTCCTCTTCACCAGCCAAAAAGGAAAGACTTGAAAGAATACTATCCGTGAAATCGCCATTGAGTCCGTACTCTAATTGTATATTTGTTACATCTCCTTCTCTTGATTTGATCCTGCCCCAAATGTAGGCCTCATCAGCTAGTACATTCAATACTGGGTCAAGTTTAAGTTCAATATCTGGAAGTGTGGTGAAATCCATTTGATCGGAACTATATAATGCCCCCTGATATTCAATTAATATCTGATAGCGGTAAAAATGATTGGGTTTCAAGTCAATTAGAAGGGCATGGATGCTATCTGTAGTGTTAGGAGTAATGAACTGTGGGGTAGTAGGTGCATCCAGACTTATGGCATTGCCGAAAAGTACAAATCTTACATTTTGAAGGGTATCGCCATTAGAGGCAACAATTCCACTTACATAAGCCTGATTGTGGGTTACCCATTCTGCGGGATTTATGCTTAGGAAAAAAGGGGCATAGCGTAAACTATCTCTTAAAATTGTGCCATTTTCTCCGCTAATAAAAAGCTTGCTATTGGGGGAAATGATAATGCCATTGCCAGACCCGGGGATTCTGCTTTCTTCCCAAGTAATCCCACCGTTTATTGTTTTGTAGAATTGATAGGAATCATTTATTGCAACACCAATATTTGAATTTAGAAAGGCGAGGTCATTGAACCCGTCTGGAATACGATATTCTGACCAAGTATTTCCGGCATCATTGGACTTTAATATTGACAAATCGTTACCAATGGCATAGATAACCAAATCATTGACCGCCTGGATTTCTTCATAATCATTATAGGATTCAAGAACCAAATGCCAATTTATTCCTCCATCTGTTGTTTGATATAGTTGATCGTCGCTGGCATCGATTCCGAAACCTGTTTGTTCGGAAGTGAAATGTAAATCTTGAAAAGTGTTTTGAGCGATTTGGGTCCAACTTTCCCCTCCATTCGTCGTTTTTATCAAAAATGCAGTGGAACCATAACCTCCACTAATAAAACCGGTTTGCCCATTCAGGAAGTAAAAACTCCTGAAATCGTCATTATATACCTTTTTCCAAGATTCTCCACCATTAACAGTCTTAATTAAAAAATCAGATCCCAATAAAAAACCAAGTTGATTATCTTTAAATTCGATTTGATCAATTTCGTCATCATCTCTTAGCATTAAGAGTGTAGAAATAGTCCAACTTGTCCCACCATCTTTGGTCTTATAAATAACCCGATCATCACCGATTACTATTCCCTCGTTATTATTAGTGAAGTGAATCCCGCTTATCGTGAAATTATTGTTGTGAAAAATCGACACCCAGGAATTACCACCATCAACTGTTTTTAAAACATCCTCCCTGGTAATGGCATAACCTATATCAGGACTCGTAAATAGCACATTCAGAATTGTGAGATAAGTCGCACTATATTTTTTCCAATTAACTCCTGCATTGTTGGTTTTTAAAATGATTCCTCCCTCTCCAACTGCAAATCCATTTTGTTCATCATGGAAAAATAATCCAAATATATCTTTGCCAAGATATTCTGTATTCTCGCCTCTTAGCTCCCAGGTTTGTCCACCATCCTCTGTGATATATAAAATTCGATAATCTGTTGCTGCATAAATCTTTTGGTCATCAATTGGGAAAAAACGATTTACTTTTTCAATTGGCGAGGATATTTCCTCCCAGTTTTCTCCACCATCAATCGTTTTGAGAATATCATGATGTCCTCTTGAAGCGAACCCTACTTGTTCATTTACAAATTGAATAGCATGAACATCTGTTGGAGTAATGTTAGTCTCCAAAGTAGGATACCAGTTTAATCCTCCATCTGTCGTTTTTAATATGGTTCCATCAAAACAGCCCACATGTCCTACTTCCTGGTTCAAAAAGAAAGCTTCTTTGATCTTACCAGAAGGAATAAGGTAATTATTCCAGGATTGCCCTCCATTCGTTGAAAGATGAAAGTAATTCTGGCTAACAGAATACACTAGGTCTGAACTAATTAATTTGACATAATGAAGATTGAATCCCGAGTTTAATCCAAATAATCTCGTCCAGGTTTCACCACCGTTTTCAGATCGATAAACGGACCCGTAATCACCGACAACCACTAGGGTTTCTTCAAAAAAATCAATATCTCTTGCACGCTGAACATCATAAATTTTCTCCCAGCTTGTTCCATTATCACGGGTGACTATTATTGCATCATCATTAATACAGAACCCTTTGTCCTTATTTATAAACAAAACATCCCAAACCCAAAGCCCTGAAGGTTTGGGATTAGTCCATTCCCATTGAGCATTTGCTGAAGTTGGAGTTAAAAAGAAAGTTAAAAAGAAAGATAGATAGATAAGCTGTTTAAATGGCATTTTCCAATTTTTTGAGCAAAAATTTGTGATTCATATTTTCAAAAACTATCAATGAAAATATAGCGCCTGAATATACTCATTAGTCTAAAATTTAAAAAGTATTTTAGGGATATATAGAATTTAAATTTTTATATTTGAATTTACCTCGGTATGTCAATTTTGCGGATAACTCAAAATAAAGACCATGAGTGCTTGTTAAGGAGCATTGATTAAGGCCATTATTTACGTGGAATGCAAAAATATGCTAAAAGCGGTTTTCTAAAATTTGATGTGAAATGAAATTTAAAACACTTCCCTTATTTCTAATATTGACCTGCCTTACAAGCAAAATTAATGCCCAAATTCCAGATTTTCAGCTTGGCTTAATTGATCTTGAAACCAGTCCTGCATCTTCAAAAGATCTTGAGGGCCACTTAGCTGTTGCTGAAAAGCTTTTCTTCATTATGAAAGACTCCTATGTTCATTATCTTTATTGTATCGAGGACAATAACGCACCCACGCAATTGCTTTTTACTGGTGATGATATTAGATTTTTAGACACAATTGGAGAGAAAGTGTTTTTTTATTCTCATGGTACCAAAGAATTAGGAATAAGCGATGGTACAATAGCAGGTACAGTAATACTGCGAATGCTTGATAGTTATAACTTAGGGAAACGATTTGTAGTTAATAACAAATTGGTCATTATGCAATTTGGAGAATTCTTGGTTAGCGATGGTACCCTTGAAGGAACCTATTCTTTTGAGCCAACTGAAAGTTTTAATAGCAGCCTATCTATTTTATATAATGACAGATTAATCTTTGTTGGAAATGACGGGATTCATGGCGAGGAATTATGGAGTAGTGATGGTACGCCCGAAGGAACCCATATGATCAAGGACATATTTGAGGAAGGAGGAACCTTATGGAGTTTATCTGAATTTGTTCTTAGTCAGGGTAAACTATTTTTCACAGTAAATGATTATTCAAGGGTTATAGGCAAAGAATTATGGGTGACTGATGGTACTGAGGCTGGTACATATTTGGTTAAAGATATCAGGCCAGGAAACCAAGGATCATCACCAAGTGAATTGAGTGATGCTGGGGATAAGATATTTTTTACTGCAACGGATGGTACACATGGCATTGAGATTTGGCAATCTGATGCAACAGAAGAGAGGACGTCTATGATCAAAGATATTTATGTAGGAGAGGGGAATTCGGTAAGGTATAATGAAAAAATAATTGGGTGGAATGGAGTTGGGATATTTATAGCCAGAGATAGTAGCAAAGTTTACCAAATTTGGAGATCAGACGGTACATCTGAAGGCACTTTTCCACTTTCAAACCTGCCGTCAACAGGCACTCATCCCAATCCATATAGCCTTCTTAGCCATTGGATTACTTCACAAGGCAAAATGTTCTTTTTCATTTACAATAGCTTTTTTCGTAGAAATGAGTTGTGGGTAACGGGGGGCACTTTTGAAAATACGGTTCTCCTTGATTTTTTTGAGGATAGTGCAAGCGATATATCATTAATAGAGGATCAATTATTTTTTCACGAAAACTATGCATCTAATAAAACCCTTAGAACGTCTGATGGAACACTTGAAGGAACCCAGGTTTTAGGTAACTTTTATATAGACGAAGTATTTCTTCCCTATAAGAATTTGTACCTATTTACTTTAGATGATCATGAACAAGGGGCAGAATTATGGCGATCTGATGGAACCATAGAGGGAACCAAAATCCTGAAAGATATTAATAGAGGAAGTGGCGGGGTTAGTCCGACCGGATTTTCCATTATAAATGAAAAACTTTATTTTTTTGCTAATGATCCTATTGTTGGCCAATCTATTTATAGGTCAGATAGCACAGCAGAAGGGACTGAGTTATTTTATGATTTATTTGACAATACAAGGGGGTCAAATATCGCCTATTTGCAATCCGGAGCTGGGCAGTTATTTTTTACTAAGGATGATGTCCTTTGGTCGAGTAAAGGGAGTGAGAATCAATCTATTAGCCTCGACACTTCCTTCTATATTTATGAGGATTTTTTCTTTTATAAAAACAAAGGTTATCTTTTTCAAAATACGCTTAATTTTATAACTGATGGTACCCCACAAGGTAGTGGTTTATTAATCAATACCGATCCTATTAGAGGGCCAATTATAGTTGGTTCGCCCATAATTTATAAAGACCAGATTTGGTTTATTGCAAGCCATGAAGATTTTGGAAGAGAGTGGTGGAAGAGCGACGGTACAGCAGACGGAACCTCTTTGGCTTTTGAGACTTTACCAGGCCCTCCAAGTTTTGTAAGCTATGGCTTGGGAGCGATTGCCAATAGTGAATATCTTTTTTTTACGGCAAACAATAGCATTTCTGGAAATGAACTTTGGGTAAGTGATGGTACGTTAGGAGGAACTTATCTTTTGAAAGATATTAACCCTGGGGCACTAGGTTCAAACCCTTATAATTTTTTCCTTCACAATAATAAAGTATTCTTTACCGCATCAGGACCAAATGGAGGCTTATGGGTAAGCAATGGCACTTCAGAAGGCACCATTAGATTAGCTGATGTAAATATGGGCAATACCAATTTTGAAAATAGAGAAAATGGTTTTGTAGGAGATTACTTTTTTTTTACAGTGGGATATACGCTATGGGTGACTGATGGAACTTCGGAAGGTACCTATCAGATCGAACCAACGGCTGCCTTCAGTAGTATAGGTAACTTAACTAGAGTTGCCGAAAAAGTTTTTTTCTCAGGTAATATTGATGGTAATGGCGATGAACCTTGGGTTAGCGACGGTACTTCAGAAGGTACATTTATGTTGAAAGATATTCACCCTAGCAGGTCTTCTTCCCCTGATGATTTTACCGGATTAAATGGGTATTTATTTTTTACTGCAGAAACACCTTCCGAAGGGAAAGAAATATGGATAAGTGATGGTACTTCTGAAGGAACGCAGTTATTGCTTGATCTTCGTGAAGGCTATACTAGCTCCTTTCCAGAAAACTTAACAGTCTATAAAGGGAAATTATTTTTTATCGCCAATGATGGAATATATGGTGAAGAAATAAGATTTCTTGATTTTGTTTTTCAACCTTCAGTAAAAGGAAATGTTTTTCATGACTTTAATAGAAACGGTCAAAGAGATGAGGAGGAGTATGGATTGCCAGGTATTGGAATAAAAGCTGTTAACCAATCTAAATTTATTTATACAGAAGCAAGTGGCAATTTCAGTTTCTTTTTAAATCCAGGTTACGAGCTTATTCAACCAGATTTAGGGCAGTGTTGGGAAACTACTTCTGATTCAACCCAGTATGCCGTTACTATTAATGATGAGATACAAGATCACTTGGATTTTGGCTTAACCCGTGTCTCTGATTATAGCAGATTGAGTGCCTATTTACATTCAGGACCGACCCGCTGCGGCTTTACTGTCCCTTTTTGGTTGACAGTAAAAAATATTGGATGCACTGCTTTAAATGGTAGGGTAGGCTTGAAGCTAAATGATCTAGTAGAGTTAGTCCAAGTGGATATCGCTCCTTCAGATGAATCAGGAGATACCTTGTGGTGGAATAATTTTGCCCTTCATGA containing:
- a CDS encoding YciI family protein → MNRLLFLCLVISTLFACQPTSAPSSEADKVDPTAAESTGFDAELAEALGADDYGMRQYVMAFLKAGPNRSQDSLEAAALQRAHLDNIGRLAEAGKLSLAGPFLDDGDIRGIYIFNVTTIEEAKALTETDPAIKAGRLVMELHPWYGSAALMKVNEIHKRLGKEEI
- a CDS encoding YCF48-related protein is translated as MPFKQLIYLSFFLTFFLTPTSANAQWEWTNPKPSGLWVWDVLFINKDKGFCINDDAIIVTRDNGTSWEKIYDVQRARDIDFFEETLVVVGDYGSVYRSENGGETWTRLFGLNSGFNLHYVKLISSDLVYSVSQNYFHLSTNGGQSWNNYLIPSGKIKEAFFLNQEVGHVGCFDGTILKTTDGGLNWYPTLETNITPTDVHAIQFVNEQVGFASRGHHDILKTIDGGENWEEISSPIEKVNRFFPIDDQKIYAATDYRILYITEDGGQTWELRGENTEYLGKDIFGLFFHDEQNGFAVGEGGIILKTNNAGVNWKKYSATYLTILNVLFTSPDIGYAITREDVLKTVDGGNSWVSIFHNNNFTISGIHFTNNNEGIVIGDDRVIYKTKDGGTSWTISTLLMLRDDDEIDQIEFKDNQLGFLLGSDFLIKTVNGGESWKKVYNDDFRSFYFLNGQTGFISGGYGSTAFLIKTTNGGESWTQIAQNTFQDLHFTSEQTGFGIDASDDQLYQTTDGGINWHLVLESYNDYEEIQAVNDLVIYAIGNDLSILKSNDAGNTWSEYRIPDGFNDLAFLNSNIGVAINDSYQFYKTINGGITWEESRIPGSGNGIIISPNSKLFISGENGTILRDSLRYAPFFLSINPAEWVTHNQAYVSGIVASNGDTLQNVRFVLFGNAISLDAPTTPQFITPNTTDSIHALLIDLKPNHFYRYQILIEYQGALYSSDQMDFTTLPDIELKLDPVLNVLADEAYIWGRIKSREGDVTNIQLEYGLNGDFTDSILSSLSFLAGEEEAQLKDTLPNLRQDSEYSVRLKVTHKGIIKYSEPQTFRTAPAFQINLHPPQFLEDQRVHLTAYVIANDDTIKNIVFEFDTTQLFSNILSTQPDQILPNTNRFVEGSLHALDPEKIYYYRLRGILKEDTIYSNFRLFRINGGPILVVTGATLLSPTTSYLYGLGVNQGNYTHSIVFEYGTTTAYGLENFAYPFNLAQDKTIAIQSYLISDLIPNTQYHFRLKATANETLFYSEDMTFTTPAVTAIDESENNLPQIILYPNPTNGIIQIKTDHQIQQVLLYDIKGSLLEKIHPQNNNIDISSFPNGIYLLKVKLEHSIFYSKITLHKE
- a CDS encoding T9SS type A sorting domain-containing protein → MKFKTLPLFLILTCLTSKINAQIPDFQLGLIDLETSPASSKDLEGHLAVAEKLFFIMKDSYVHYLYCIEDNNAPTQLLFTGDDIRFLDTIGEKVFFYSHGTKELGISDGTIAGTVILRMLDSYNLGKRFVVNNKLVIMQFGEFLVSDGTLEGTYSFEPTESFNSSLSILYNDRLIFVGNDGIHGEELWSSDGTPEGTHMIKDIFEEGGTLWSLSEFVLSQGKLFFTVNDYSRVIGKELWVTDGTEAGTYLVKDIRPGNQGSSPSELSDAGDKIFFTATDGTHGIEIWQSDATEERTSMIKDIYVGEGNSVRYNEKIIGWNGVGIFIARDSSKVYQIWRSDGTSEGTFPLSNLPSTGTHPNPYSLLSHWITSQGKMFFFIYNSFFRRNELWVTGGTFENTVLLDFFEDSASDISLIEDQLFFHENYASNKTLRTSDGTLEGTQVLGNFYIDEVFLPYKNLYLFTLDDHEQGAELWRSDGTIEGTKILKDINRGSGGVSPTGFSIINEKLYFFANDPIVGQSIYRSDSTAEGTELFYDLFDNTRGSNIAYLQSGAGQLFFTKDDVLWSSKGSENQSISLDTSFYIYEDFFFYKNKGYLFQNTLNFITDGTPQGSGLLINTDPIRGPIIVGSPIIYKDQIWFIASHEDFGREWWKSDGTADGTSLAFETLPGPPSFVSYGLGAIANSEYLFFTANNSISGNELWVSDGTLGGTYLLKDINPGALGSNPYNFFLHNNKVFFTASGPNGGLWVSNGTSEGTIRLADVNMGNTNFENRENGFVGDYFFFTVGYTLWVTDGTSEGTYQIEPTAAFSSIGNLTRVAEKVFFSGNIDGNGDEPWVSDGTSEGTFMLKDIHPSRSSSPDDFTGLNGYLFFTAETPSEGKEIWISDGTSEGTQLLLDLREGYTSSFPENLTVYKGKLFFIANDGIYGEEIRFLDFVFQPSVKGNVFHDFNRNGQRDEEEYGLPGIGIKAVNQSKFIYTEASGNFSFFLNPGYELIQPDLGQCWETTSDSTQYAVTINDEIQDHLDFGLTRVSDYSRLSAYLHSGPTRCGFTVPFWLTVKNIGCTALNGRVGLKLNDLVELVQVDIAPSDESGDTLWWNNFALHENATFQVKLLLKMPSEDFDGELITMETFSFYEDNENQWISADGFRFEAPITCAIDPNDKLVSPSRAAVATNNYTAFDELLNYTIRFQNTGSDTAINIRIEDHLSFLLDWESFKPGVSSHFYEVSIDNDGIVNFYFPNINLPDSTTNEIASHGFINFFIAPKLELEEFDEIENEAAIFFDFNRPIITNTIKNVMLSSLDKDEDGFPFWEDCLDTNKAVNPNAVEIPNNGVDEDCDGMDLISAIEEIDRGKINIYPNPVKNLLFIEYNGQGKLAGIIRSPNGQSLMNIQIKGAMNRFNLEGLPKGLFFLEIRSNSERIVRKIVKL